A window of the Henckelia pumila isolate YLH828 chromosome 3, ASM3356847v2, whole genome shotgun sequence genome harbors these coding sequences:
- the LOC140886355 gene encoding eukaryotic initiation factor 4A-10-like yields the protein MAGMTNEGSQFDARQYDAKMNELFGADGEEFFTSYDEVYDSFDAMGLQENLLRGIYAYGFEKPSAIQQRGIVPFCKGLDVIQQAQSGTGKTATFCSGVLQQLDYNVVECQALVLAPTRELAQQIEKVMRALGDYLGVKVHSCVGGTVVREDQRILSAGVHVVVGTPGRVFDMMKRHSLRPDYVKMFVLDEADEMLSRGFKDQIYDIFQLLPPKIQVGVFSATMPPEALDITRKFMNKPVRILVKRDELTLEGIKQFHIDVDKEEWKLETLCDLYETLAITQSVIFINTRRKVDWLTDKMRSLDHTVSATHGDMDQNTRDIIMREFRSGSSRVLITTDLLARGIDVQQVSLVINYDLPTQPENYLHRIGRSGRFGRKGVAINFVTRDDKRMLSDIQKFYNVIVEELPENVADLL from the exons ATGGCTGGAATGACAAACGAAGGTTCTCAATTTGACGCTCGTCAATATGATGCGAAAATGAATGAGTT ATTTGGAGCTGATGGAGAGGAATTTTTTACTAGTTATGATGAAGTATATGATAGTTTTGATGCTATGGGTTTACAAGAAAATCTTCTCAGGGGCATCTATGCTTATG GTTTTGAGAAGCCCTCTGCTATTCAGCAAAGAGGTATTGTTCCCTTCTGTAAAGGACTTGATGTGATCCAGCAGGCTCAATCTGGAACTGGGAAAACTGCGACCTTCTGCTCTGGAGTTCTTCAGCAGCTAGACTATAATGTAGTTGAATGCCAGGCTTTGGTTCTTGCACCTACTCGCGAGCTCGCGCAGCAAATTGAGAAGGTCATGCGAGCATTGGGTGATTATCTCGGTGTCAAGGTTCATTCTTGTGTTGGAGGAACAGTCGTTCGTGAAGATCAGAGAATTCTTTCCGCTGGTGTGCATGTTGTGGTTGGCACACCTGGACGTGTATTCGACATGATGAAAAGGCACTCTCTTCGCCCTGATTACGTTAAGATGTTTGTACTAGACGAAGCTGATGAAATGCTTTCAAGAGGGTTTAAGGATCAG ATTTACGATATTTTCCAGTTGCTTCCTCCTAAGATTCAAGTTGGTGTATTTTCTGCTACTATGCCCCCTGAGGCTCTTGATATCACAAGGAAGTTTATGAATAAGCCCGTACGAATTCTTGTGAAACGCGATGAACTTACCCTCGAAGGTATAAAGCAGTTTCACATTGATGTGGACAAGGAGGAATGGAAACTTGAAACACTCTGTGATCTGTACGAGACTCTGGCCATCACACAGAGTGTTATCTTTATCAACACTAGGCGTAAGGTCGACTGGCTCACGGACAAAATGCGTAGCCTTGATCATACCGTATCTGCAACACATGGCGACATGGACCAGAATACAAGAGATATCATTATGAGAGAATTCAGATCAGGTTCCTCACGTGTTCTTATCACAACGGACCTCCTGGCTCGTGGGATCGATGTCCAGCAAGTGTCTCTTGTCATCAACTATGACCTACCGACTCAGCCCGAAAATTACCTGCACCGTATAGGCCGTAGTGGGCGGTTTGGTAGGAAGGGTGTTGCTATCAACTTTGTAACCAGAGACGACAAGCGTATGCTTTCCgacatacaaaaattttataatgtCATAGTTGAGGAGCTGCCAGAGAATGTTGCTGATCTTCTGTGA